Proteins co-encoded in one Spirosoma endbachense genomic window:
- a CDS encoding gluconate 2-dehydrogenase subunit 3 family protein — protein MKRRDTLKAFSLAGFGLAVSPVEAAVPAPPDVKPLKIPGGRQKFEAERDAKLNAEKFFTPHELQTVTVLSDIIIPADERSGSASQAGVPAFIEFMMKDQPSNQTPMRGGIRWLDNTCVKRYGKQFVLCTKAQQIDMIEQIAYPKLAKSDMTQGASFFSMMRNMTATGFFTSQMGVKDIGYVGNVPNQWDGVPADVLKQYNLAYEERELTQGK, from the coding sequence ATGAAACGCAGAGACACCCTTAAAGCCTTTTCCCTTGCCGGCTTCGGTCTGGCAGTTTCGCCAGTAGAAGCAGCCGTGCCAGCACCGCCTGACGTTAAACCGCTCAAAATTCCAGGCGGACGGCAGAAGTTCGAAGCTGAGCGCGATGCCAAACTGAATGCCGAAAAGTTTTTTACACCCCACGAATTGCAGACCGTTACTGTGCTGTCGGATATCATTATCCCTGCCGATGAACGGTCGGGTAGTGCGTCGCAGGCGGGTGTTCCCGCTTTCATCGAGTTTATGATGAAAGACCAGCCCAGTAATCAGACACCGATGCGGGGTGGTATTCGCTGGCTCGACAATACCTGCGTCAAACGCTATGGCAAACAGTTTGTGTTGTGTACAAAAGCGCAGCAGATCGATATGATTGAGCAGATCGCTTACCCCAAACTGGCTAAGTCCGACATGACCCAGGGCGCATCGTTTTTTTCGATGATGCGGAACATGACGGCAACCGGCTTTTTTACCAGCCAGATGGGCGTTAAAGACATCGGTTATGTTGGTAACGTTCCGAACCAGTGGGACGGTGTACCGGCAGATGTTTTGAAACAA